The following proteins come from a genomic window of Streptomyces liliiviolaceus:
- a CDS encoding FG-GAP-like repeat-containing protein, with translation MAVLPFRTVVAVAAVTSLAGGLVAVAGAAPVSAAPAKYADDFNGDGHRDLAIGAPYKAVNGAEAAGSVVVSFGSAAGLTTRKVELTQSSAGVPGTPEDSDHFGMSIAGGDLDSDGYADLVVGADGEDVGAYEGQGSVTILWGGAEPFTTSTTTTVDNPHQWQGHGLDVAVGDFTGDSAADLAVIEPNAVAVYKGGSSRVTQPASAYTLTVPGAQLLNWEAAVGDVNGDGRDDLAVTGDPGTGRPGTDIYTGQEGRPNRIQRVQDGDTAVALGDIDGDGFADMATSLTWPDTFSIADPSNGAGYVTVRYGSLTGFGDPVTLHQDSTGVPGANEDGDGWGSSVAIGDITGDGRAELVVGANGEWLGDLENAGDVTVFRGSAAGVSQSGVVRISQDTAGVPGAAETDDLFGAQVRIADYDNNGKGDLAVTASFENDRSGGLWTLPGTASGLTGTGSASLSSADFGLASGSRFGESLLD, from the coding sequence ATGGCCGTCCTGCCCTTCCGTACCGTTGTCGCCGTCGCGGCCGTGACCTCGTTGGCCGGTGGGCTGGTCGCCGTTGCCGGTGCGGCGCCGGTGTCCGCCGCTCCCGCCAAGTACGCCGACGACTTCAATGGCGACGGGCACCGGGATCTTGCGATCGGTGCGCCGTACAAGGCCGTGAACGGTGCCGAAGCCGCGGGTTCCGTCGTCGTGTCCTTCGGGTCTGCCGCCGGGCTGACCACGCGGAAGGTCGAGCTCACCCAGAGTTCCGCCGGGGTGCCGGGCACGCCGGAGGACAGCGACCACTTCGGTATGTCGATCGCCGGCGGAGACCTGGACTCCGACGGTTACGCGGACCTGGTCGTCGGCGCCGACGGGGAGGACGTGGGCGCGTACGAGGGCCAGGGCAGCGTGACCATCCTCTGGGGTGGCGCCGAGCCGTTCACCACCAGCACCACGACCACGGTGGACAATCCCCACCAGTGGCAGGGGCACGGTCTGGATGTGGCCGTGGGGGACTTCACCGGTGACAGCGCCGCGGACCTCGCCGTCATCGAGCCGAACGCGGTCGCCGTCTACAAGGGCGGCTCCTCCCGGGTGACCCAGCCGGCCTCCGCCTACACCCTTACCGTCCCCGGCGCGCAGCTCCTCAACTGGGAGGCAGCCGTGGGCGATGTCAACGGAGACGGCAGGGACGACCTGGCCGTGACCGGCGATCCCGGCACCGGACGACCGGGCACCGACATCTACACGGGCCAGGAAGGCCGTCCGAACCGGATACAGCGGGTGCAGGACGGCGACACCGCGGTCGCCCTCGGCGACATCGACGGCGACGGCTTCGCCGACATGGCCACCTCCCTCACCTGGCCGGATACGTTCTCCATCGCCGATCCCAGCAACGGCGCCGGGTACGTGACCGTCCGCTACGGCAGCCTGACGGGCTTCGGCGACCCTGTGACCCTGCACCAGGACAGCACCGGCGTGCCCGGCGCCAACGAGGACGGCGACGGCTGGGGATCCTCGGTTGCCATCGGCGACATCACCGGCGACGGCAGGGCCGAACTGGTCGTCGGCGCCAACGGCGAATGGCTCGGCGACCTGGAGAACGCCGGCGACGTGACCGTGTTCCGCGGCTCCGCCGCCGGTGTCTCGCAGTCCGGCGTCGTACGCATCTCCCAGGACACCGCCGGCGTTCCGGGCGCCGCCGAGACCGATGACCTGTTCGGCGCGCAGGTCCGGATCGCCGACTACGACAACAACGGCAAGGGCGACCTGGCGGTGACCGCCTCCTTCGAGAACGACCGCAGCGGAGGCCTGTGGACCCTGCCGGGGACGGCGTCCGGTCTCACCGGTACCGGTTCCGCGTCCCTCAGCTCCGCCGACTTCGGTCTCGCGAGCGGATCACGGTTCGGGGAGTCCCTGCTCGACTGA
- a CDS encoding DUF4145 domain-containing protein, with the protein MATVRGRYDVDFNKSPKDEINASYLLVSCERCGSAQLLGVDIFDAEDDLLQVVWPKSSTGDLNAAIPGPLIREMRQAHSCFKTKAYTAAAVMVRRTLEGLCAEQGTTPKKPLFNGLKELRDSGKIEGRLFDWAQALRVIGNQGAHFSTTAVTREDAADALALAEALLDYVYVFTARYAEFEQRRASKSANTSPNADT; encoded by the coding sequence ATGGCAACCGTCCGCGGTCGCTATGATGTGGATTTCAACAAATCCCCCAAGGATGAAATTAATGCAAGTTACCTCCTTGTCTCTTGCGAGAGGTGTGGATCGGCTCAACTTCTCGGTGTGGATATATTCGACGCCGAGGATGATTTATTGCAAGTAGTTTGGCCAAAGAGTTCGACTGGTGATCTTAATGCGGCAATACCGGGGCCGTTGATTCGCGAGATGCGGCAGGCACATTCCTGCTTTAAAACGAAGGCGTACACGGCGGCGGCGGTGATGGTACGTCGCACACTTGAAGGCCTGTGCGCGGAGCAAGGGACGACACCGAAAAAGCCGCTATTTAACGGACTCAAAGAACTCCGCGACTCTGGAAAGATCGAAGGCCGACTCTTCGATTGGGCGCAAGCGCTTAGGGTCATTGGCAACCAAGGAGCCCATTTCAGTACTACGGCTGTGACGCGAGAAGATGCTGCGGACGCTTTGGCTTTGGCTGAAGCTCTGTTGGATTACGTATACGTTTTCACTGCCAGATATGCGGAGTTCGAGCAACGTCGCGCATCTAAGTCGGCGAATACTTCCCCTAACGCGGATACATAG
- a CDS encoding formylglycine-generating enzyme family protein codes for MGLSDAELDAVRAIERAGDADDDLEAFFAGADRARPVREVRVEPFLLARHPLTVAQVRHWLPEYEDSFTESASSTARFEDDLDDLLGALPFRLPSEAEWEYAARAGTTTLTFSGDGRPDEDQVLDDFADEERTAAAENSFGLTAMGSANEICADVWIPHFTDAPTDARPRAGDGPRVVRGGAGDLYPWQGCDEWLLLLSATRDEVQDFTAVRPVTSIPIS; via the coding sequence ATGGGCTTGTCCGACGCGGAACTGGACGCCGTTCGCGCCATCGAGCGGGCGGGCGACGCCGATGACGATCTCGAAGCGTTCTTCGCCGGTGCCGACCGGGCCCGCCCGGTGCGAGAAGTACGAGTAGAGCCGTTCCTGCTCGCCCGGCATCCGCTCACGGTGGCGCAAGTACGGCACTGGTTGCCCGAGTACGAGGACAGCTTCACCGAATCGGCATCGAGCACGGCCCGGTTCGAGGACGACTTGGACGACCTGCTCGGAGCGTTGCCGTTCCGGCTGCCCAGCGAGGCGGAGTGGGAGTACGCGGCCCGGGCCGGCACGACCACGCTGACCTTCAGCGGGGACGGGAGACCGGACGAGGACCAGGTGCTGGACGACTTCGCCGACGAGGAGCGCACCGCCGCGGCTGAGAACTCCTTCGGACTGACGGCGATGGGGTCGGCGAACGAGATCTGCGCCGATGTGTGGATCCCGCATTTCACGGACGCGCCGACAGACGCACGCCCTCGCGCCGGAGACGGACCGCGCGTGGTGCGTGGAGGGGCCGGCGACCTTTACCCGTGGCAGGGTTGCGACGAGTGGCTGTTGTTGCTCTCCGCCACTCGCGATGAGGTCCAGGACTTCACCGCAGTCCGGCCGGTCACGTCCATACCAATCAGCTAG
- a CDS encoding toll/interleukin-1 receptor domain-containing protein — MQTNNTGPAGFWSYTHRDDEIDEGRIKRLAKKIANEFEGITAEELHVFLDKNDIKWGDEWRNRIDTALTGSTFFMPIVTPRFFKSEECRREILTFAGHAKSLGLEELLLPILYFDVPKLREPNPSDEVMALVAQRQYENWTDLRLMDEESPEYRQAVHRLAKRLVEILERAAEVDSPPINSPEGTEADEEPGMLELMADTESALPRWAEVMQEFIETITEIGESVRSANEEMERSDARGSGFAGRLRITQDLAKKITTPVDRMGDLGNQYSTELVKIDPGVLRAIRLVELEGISPGQEEKTKEFFDTIKNTAYQMRLMVGGAREFADSLEGASGLSKSMRPLIHKMRGALQQIVDGQAVLDEWERRIEEVQESSN, encoded by the coding sequence ATGCAGACGAACAACACCGGGCCAGCTGGCTTCTGGAGCTACACGCACCGCGATGATGAGATCGACGAGGGTCGCATCAAGCGCTTGGCCAAGAAGATCGCAAACGAATTCGAAGGAATCACGGCAGAAGAACTGCATGTATTCCTCGATAAGAACGATATCAAATGGGGAGACGAATGGAGAAACAGGATCGATACCGCACTAACTGGATCAACTTTCTTCATGCCTATCGTCACTCCAAGATTCTTCAAGAGCGAGGAATGCCGCAGGGAGATCCTCACTTTCGCCGGGCATGCCAAAAGCTTGGGACTGGAAGAGCTACTTCTTCCAATTCTTTACTTTGATGTACCGAAACTCCGCGAACCGAATCCGAGCGATGAAGTCATGGCTCTCGTTGCGCAGCGCCAGTACGAAAATTGGACCGACCTCCGCTTGATGGATGAGGAGTCTCCAGAGTATCGCCAAGCGGTACATCGCTTGGCTAAACGACTGGTAGAAATCCTCGAACGCGCCGCCGAGGTGGATTCGCCGCCTATCAATTCTCCCGAAGGCACTGAGGCAGACGAAGAGCCTGGAATGCTTGAGTTGATGGCGGACACTGAATCTGCACTCCCTCGATGGGCTGAAGTAATGCAGGAGTTCATCGAGACGATCACCGAGATCGGCGAAAGCGTCAGGTCCGCAAATGAAGAGATGGAACGGTCGGACGCTCGCGGCAGCGGATTCGCTGGCCGCCTCCGGATCACTCAGGATTTGGCGAAAAAAATTACGACACCGGTTGACAGAATGGGGGATCTCGGAAATCAGTACTCTACTGAGCTGGTAAAGATTGATCCTGGTGTCCTGCGAGCAATTCGCCTAGTTGAGCTTGAAGGAATTTCACCAGGTCAGGAGGAGAAAACAAAAGAGTTTTTTGACACCATCAAGAACACTGCATACCAGATGCGCCTTATGGTCGGAGGGGCACGAGAGTTTGCTGACTCACTAGAGGGAGCTTCGGGGTTGAGTAAGTCTATGCGCCCCCTCATTCACAAGATGCGCGGAGCCTTGCAACAAATCGTGGACGGACAGGCAGTTCTCGATGAATGGGAGCGTCGAATCGAGGAAGTGCAAGAAAGCAGCAATTGA